A stretch of Cicer arietinum cultivar CDC Frontier isolate Library 1 chromosome 5, Cicar.CDCFrontier_v2.0, whole genome shotgun sequence DNA encodes these proteins:
- the LOC101495637 gene encoding F-box/LRR-repeat protein At3g26922-like: protein MKRERHEHNNHIENEEENNNNDIISDLPDSVLLHILSFLKTKDAVKTCILSTRWKNLWKHLSILTLYSSHFKTLRDFFKFVSRILFLRDDSTAIHTLDLHRRGIIEPHLLKKIIKYAVSHNVQQLEIDVGCDIQHFPTCLFSCQTLTSLHLYVRHRISGQRTLFPNSLNLPSLTNLSLDSFAFPIENDGRANPFSAMKRLNNLIIDDCIVLDAQKLCISSDRLTDLTIQTTFERCFCEIELSTPSLCTFDFIGIPYQKLRGSHLSSIKQVNFDANIMENPTKPPSVLLSWLLELTGIKSLRVTSTTLQVLSLVPNLLKVEFPSLCNLKSLKVKRKEISYELSKSLLDANFAKLPTGASYTDVVKLWETFSEGSSSIPDGIVDFLLQNSPSAEVDIIN from the exons ATGAAGAGAGAAAGGCATGAACATAATAACCACATTGAAAACGAAGAAGAGAATAATAACAACGACATCATCAGTGACTTACCTGACTCAGTTTTACTTCACATATTGTCGTTTTTGAAAACCAAAGACGCCGTTAAAACTTGCATACTATCCACAAGATGGAAGAATCTCTGGAAGCATCTTTCCATCCTTACATTATATTCCTCACATTTTAAAACTCTCAGAGATTTCTTCAAATTCGTTTCTCGAATTTTATTTCTACGTGATGATTCAACTGCAATCCACACTCTCGATCTTCACCGCCGTGGTATCATTGAGCCTCATCTACTAAAAAAGATTATTAAATACGCAGTTTCGCACAATGTCCAACAATTAGAAATCGATGTAGGATGTGATATTCAACACTTTCCAACTTGTCTCTTTTCATGTCAAACTTTAACATCTCTTCACCTTTATGTTCGCCATAGAATTAGTGGTCAAAGAACATTGTTTCCAAATTCTCTAAATTTGCCGTCATTAACCAATTTATCTTTAGACTCATTTGCCTTTCCGATCGAAAATGACGGCCGTGCCAACCCTTTTTCAGCAATGAAAAGGTTGAATAATTTGATCATTGACGATTGCATAGTTCTTGATGCACAAAAACTATGCATATCAAGTGATAGACTTACCGATTTAACAATACAAACAACTTTTGAACGTTGCTTTTGTGAAATCGAGCTATCTACTCCAAGTCTCTGTACTTTCGATTTTATCGGTATTCCTTATCAAAAACTACGCGGGAGCCATCTTTCTTCTATTAAACAAGTAAACTTTGATGCAAATATAATGGAGAATCCTACAAAGCCTCCTTCAGTTCTACTCAGCTGGTTGCTGGAGCTTACTGGTATCAAATCATTGAGAGTCACTTCAACTACTCTTCAG GTTCTCTCCTTAGTTCCCAATTTATTGAAGGTTGAGTTCCCTTCCTTGTGTAACTTGAAGTCACTGAAAGtaaaaaggaaggaaatttcatATGAATTATCCAAGTCACTGCTAGATGCGAACTTTGCAAAGTTGCCTACCGGGGCATCATATACAGACGTTGTCAAGTTATGGGAAACATTTAGTGAAGGATCTTCATCCATACCTGATGGAATAGTTGATTTTTTGCTTCAAAACTCACCTTCAGCAGAAGTCGATATCATTAATTAG